From one Humulus lupulus chromosome 8, drHumLupu1.1, whole genome shotgun sequence genomic stretch:
- the LOC133796073 gene encoding uncharacterized protein LOC133796073, whose translation MYPEVPHGAFTFHLLKNMKRNFKKNSKKFKDTFFVAANAYTVKKFEYKMRELDKIDKRLRPYLKQIGYQMDQLICAHAIAIFKEINQDPYQYCSQYYTKEAMVATYKEIIYPLGNEDTWQIPKHIKVVKIHPPEGKIRVGRPKKRRCKAVWEKNKKSKQMRELRSNWT comes from the exons ATGTACCCAGAAGTACCACATGGGGCTTTCACTTTCCATTTGCTCAAAAACATGAAAAGAAATTTCAAGAAGAACTCAAAAAAGTTCAAGGATACATTTTTTGTAGCTGCAAATGCGTACACTGTGAAAAAGTTTGAGTACAAGATGAGAGAACTTGATAAGATTGACAAAAGGCTACGACCTTACCTAAAACAGATTGG GTATCAAATGGATCAACTTATTTGTGCCCACGCAATTGCtatttttaaagaaataaatCAAGATCCTTATCAATATTGTTCTCAATATTACACCAAGGAAGCCATGGTCGCAACTTACAAAGAAATTATATACCCTCTTGGCAATGAAGACACTTGGCAAATACCTAAACATATCAAAGTTGTGaaaatacaccctccagaaggAAAAATAAGAGTAGGTAGACCAAAGAAAAGAAGATGTAAAGCTGTATGGGagaaaaacaaaaaatcaaaacAAATGCGGGAATTGCGGTCAAACTGGACATAA